The Spodoptera frugiperda isolate SF20-4 chromosome 2, AGI-APGP_CSIRO_Sfru_2.0, whole genome shotgun sequence genome includes the window AAAacacattatattttctattgttgtcttatataccggctTGTTGTCTTATAAACGAAAGGTTAAAATAACAGTAACTAAACTATTTTCTTACAGGTTCAAGCCGCCTTTCGATAGggcaaaaaaaataaaatgaaatggcTCTTCTTCTTCGACTTCTttacaatgtatttttgtataactCTCGTGagcttaattaattagattgtTCGGTTTACTAACGTAAATATTCGGATGCGGTAATTTAACTTCAAGTTTCAAACCGTACGCGTAGTAGCATTGAGTTCGCAATGCGTAGCTCGtcgttttttatatggaataggggcaaaggatcagacgggtcacctgatggtaagcgatcagcggtgcccatgaacacccgtaACGCTAGAGGAGTAacacgtgcgttgccggcaaTGCTCGCCGAGTTGCGTGAATAGCGCTTGTACGCTTGTGTATTGAGGTAATGTAACTTACCTATGTTCTAGTTTTAGTAACGTGCTTACCTTAAAGTATCAGGCGCTGGGCTCGTAATAGGCATTTGTACAGCCATAGTGGTAATAGGAGCGTAGCACTGCTGTGACGTGTTGTCGTTCGGTCGGATCGCGACCTGTACCAGCCACGTACAAGTTGTTGCTTGCAGTCGGTTCAGGTTTGTCAACATGTCCTTTTCAAGTAAAGCACAGCGGAGACCCATGAATCTGTGGAGAGGAGGATATTTAGTAAGTAGTTAAAAACAGTGATCAagtaatgagatttttttttatattcatacgGGAAAGAGAGTAAGTTGCAGTTGAGAATCAGTGGTAGAGTTGCAGTTGAGAATAGGGACTGTCTCGTCGAACCTTCGAGTTAAACAAAGACTCCTTACTTAGCATTAACAGTTTTACTCCATTATTACTCAGTTTGAAGTTCTTCTAACGCTAAAACAGGTATGTATGGAATTTACGAACACACAAGAAGATAGTTCCTGTAAGAAAAAAGCCGCGTCGTAGAATAAAACCTATTATAGTACTTATAATCGAGATATTTTAGCTGAGAATACGTACTTGGTCATGAGATGTTCCGTGCGTTGCCTCATGGGCTCCACGAGATGGTGTGCCCCGGCCGCCACGTCGGCCAGCGCGCGCTGCGCCTGGCCCAGCTCCTGCCCGCAACGCCATAACTTCTCCGCACATACTCGGACTCCTGGAAATGTTACAGTTAAGAGAATTAGAGATAAGTTTTATATAGAAACTAATAATGCCTAAGTATGTACTTTTATTTGTGTCCTATAATGATTTCTTACTCCAATTCAAAAGAGGAAAAAgtgtatgaaattaaaaaatttaaaatgttaaaataatttattttatttacatcagggagcttactcttgaatctaaTTCCGATCTAtggacattgatattgtgaaatttcatactcttgagttgcaaatCTGATTCCGATCAATTgtcattgatattgtgaaatttcataCACTAGTGCCCATTATTAAAACACTATATTACTTCTCTAAAATATGAACTCTAAAGTATGTTTTACTTACCTAAATCAATGCACTTTTGCGTCATAAAGAAGCACTCAGTCACAAAGTTGTAACTATTGGCAGTGGGTCGTTTGATGGGCTGGTCATCTTCAGTCACTCTCGCTGGCAGTAAACATGTCTCGTTGTGTAAACAGTCCAAATGCACGGATTTGGCCACACTTTCTTCAGgctagaaaaagaaaatattatatagatttatttatttatcattttatgtgCTCTCACATATATTATGACATAAAGGACAATAGTTAATATACTTCAAGTACATaggttttattatatatattattgtagattatgtatacatataaatacgaaaattcAATACCAGTATAGTTTATCTGAACTGGGAATTAAAACTCCCAGGAGTTACTAAGATAAGCAAGTACTTTATAGGTAAGTACGTAAAGATAATAAAACAGATTACAAGTatcaacaaaaaagaaaaacactcCTTTTGTAGCACATGTAACATTTCGTAGCATGTGTacagacataattatgtattttgtcaaATTCTttctaaaatttaaaataattcatgtttttaatattttgtcaataagCTAGAAACCTTACCAGAACAGCTCCATAAGTAGGATCAATCTTGAGTGCCTTTGGGTCATCAGCAGAGTTGCAGAATGGCTGGCACAAATGAAGTAACACTGATCCTAAGTTAAGCATAAAACCATCTGACACTGTGGTTAGAGATGTGGCGCTCGCTTCTCCATGCTGAAATGTGAATAAAACGGAATACAAATTAACAATATACTATCAAACATTTCATTTGTCAATGGGTTTGTAGTAAAAAccttaatgttaataatttagAAGGATATATAACAACGGACGAGATATACAGCCATATAGAATATATGCTGTGCtattaataagaattttaaaaactttaaatgtaatataCAATACTTTGGCGGACTTTGGAACTGAACCTGAAATGTCCTTGTTTTGTAGTTGCACTTGCACCACTTGACCTTGTTAGTTTCTTTTGTCAAAAGAGAAGTCAATTTGTGCAAGTAATAACAATGTATATTGAACAGATGCCAAAAAAAGGaatcttaacaaaaaggttTGATCAAAATAACTACATGGCCATGAATACTGCAAAGGCAAGAttatattctgatttattttaaaacatatttctgcCCGAGGATTCCTGTGTGGTCAAAACGATAACCatattagtttgtataaaaacatttctcAGGAATCACACTATTAATTAGAACCATACAAAAATCTGTctagtagtttttgagtttattagACACACGCAGACCAACAGGGATAGGGCAGGACAGCGACAACCACACCAGAAAGTgaactacttttttataataagtaataaggaTGTATTTACCTGGACATTCCATAGTTTCCCTCTACCAACATTTGACTTCAAACATTTACCAATCCATGTTAATAGACGGTTCCTTAGATGTGGTCCACTTTTGAGGATAGTTAGGAATATCCTATGTAGGTTGTTTGTGAGGTGGGACGAGGCATTCCAAACTGATGTCTCTATCATTGACGCTGCAGCCtgtaatttgaaataatttatattaatgcctattttattaatagattaaattacatagataattgagatcataatttataaaaaacatattaaataaatgtgtattattttggttttattgtataaattccCGCAATGCAAATCAAACTTAATAATAGTTATCAACATTTTACTTTACCTGGTCTACAGGATTATCAAAGAAATCACTCCTTGCTGATGCAGTTCTGGGTAGTACTGAAAGTGACAGCAGTGCTCCAACCACGGAATCTTGGTAGAACCTACCATTTGTCTCATTTCTAGGTTCAATCGCCTCCAGTAGAATAGGGGCTAACCATTGGTTGCctagaattaaaattttaatagtttagCAAGCTTTTCCATGCacctaatgtttaaaatattttttatttaacaaaatgcaATGTCATTCTCATTTAACTAAACAcacattaaaagtaaataccacaaatcaaaaataaaatttatgaaagACAGACATTGTTATGATTAGAATGCACAAAACAcaacttaaacataaatataaaaataacaaacaacttaCTAGCAAAAAGTTGTATAGATGGCAATACATAAATTGGTAAATTTATTAGATTGGATTTATTCACATCGACATGGATCCTTTTTAATACTAGTATCATCACATCTCTCAACTGTTCCTGGGAGCTTGGGTCACCtggaaatagaaaaatacatattgaaacattttatctggactaactttttttaaaagctttatAAACAAGTTGTGAAAGAAACATGAACATGATTTGAAAGTTCATAATaagatttaataatttaaatatcaagCAATGCAATATCaagcaaatatattaataatggCACATGACATATTAATAACTATGTTTGAAACACTTGACTTGTTGCTTGTGTAATGCCAATTTAGTAAACTTTGGATCATCTTTTTTTGCAGATCCTTATAAACTAATCTTTTGGGAAGGGCATTTCATATTAAGAGCATATACATAGTATAACAAACAAGGGTGaagaataaaacatttgttttaactTACCATCTGCCATAAAAGCTTTAACTACTTCTATGAAGAATGTATGACTCTGTGGGTCTACATGCTTTAAAAGTTCTAAAAGTTGTATAGTAAAGTCTTGGCCTTCAAACAGTGCTGGCTGCTTCAGTGCAGTCACTGCATTCCTTAATATAAGCTCCTTCATCCGCTGCACAGCATTCTTCACAACTGGAGTATTTACATGCTCATAACTTTGAAGATTCTGAATTGAACTGAACAAATATTGGAAAACTTGCTTCTGCACAACATGCTCCTTGAAAACTAAACTTCCTGCCGGTATAACACACTGTTCAATATTCGGAAGAAGCAAGCGTTCAAACAATGCCTGCTCCAAGGCTTCCAAATCTAAATACACTTGTGGCTTTGTGGCTTGTGCCAATTCCTCCAAGAAAACTAATTGTCTGTCTCCGACTGGATATCCCTGCCCAGCATTAGGATTAATTGTAAAGTGGAAAACATTTTCAGCTATGTTATTTACTGTTTCAGTGTCCTCGTCAGTTGGTGTTACTTTGGAATTACTCGGAAACGCTGCGTTATCTTCAACACGAGGTGATTCAACAGCAGTTGAAGATACTTCAGAAGCACCTAACAACCCAGCAAATGGGTTATTTGGCTCGGACATCCTCAAAAAATCTTCGAAACTTGACGAGCAACAAcagtacaaattatttattaaaatttgattaatACACAATCACATACATAGTCTACTAACATTTTGTTCGTAAAGAACTGAGTGTACGTCCCAAAACAATTTTGGAGAAGACCAAAAGTAAAAATTTGTATTTTCGTAAAACGCTGACTTATCAcaaaattgataataaaaatgaCATTACGATTTCGATGATCATGATGACATTTACATTCGGTTTTGAAATGCGGTTTCTAATGttgaaataaatttaacataacaaatataattttgtatttaatatttttatgatagttAAAAGCACATAAATATATACCgcgaaatataatttaaataaaattaatttatttgaagatcttgttttttttaaatattaaatttttacttggcaagaaattaattatcattatttggCTTAGCAACACTGGTGTAGTCATTTTCGTaactttttatatatatattgaaataatttggtTTTGAACACAAAAAGATAACATTGttactaatatataaatctAGTGTATTTTTCCATcgaacatttaaaattaataaatcaacttgatttaatattaattataaaacccTGTAATTGACCGGATAAGATCTGTTAATTTGGTCAACCAGAGGGCGCACTGGAGCAACAACACTAGCGCTTCCTTATCCGGTGCGAtaaaaatttaaactaaaaatttttGATCAACGCAATGTTCTGCTACAGTCGTCGTTCGATATCAATATAACGTACTCGAATTGTTACGTCTTTATGCAGGACATGACCGagaaatttacattttacatggCGTATAGTAGTCGCTTTTAGTGATTCGTTCATTAATGTAAGATTGgtaacaattaatattatttactcaaTAGGCCATTTTTATGAATGCGTGTCCCCTTTTACATGAAGTGCTTGGTCAGCTTGAGGAAATTACCTTACACGTGCAATATTCATCTACGTTACACAAATAACTGTTTAAATCGCGTTACGAAGGATAAATTGCATAATATTTGCAAATCGGTAATCGTATCATTCGATCTATTATTTACTGCCTGGTTAAAAATGGCGGCTGTAACAAAGCGATAAGTCTTGCTTGACAGCCATGCTCGTACACTGTACAAACAAATTCCGAATATCTTAATCGGAACTATTTATTTTGTGCATGATATTATTACTGTccattcttaatttttataaacatcAGATTGTAAATTGTGTACTTATATTGTAAACTCATAATTATACCGTAAAAGGGGCTAATTTTGGTGTCggtaattaactaattattgttttctattattttatttttagcacgTGTTCTTTCAAATTTTTGCGTTCTGCCTACTATAATAATTGttgcattattataatactgCTAAATTAAGATCGTCGTTAGGTAGTGATAAGTAGGTTACACGCCATTTTTACACGTATGGATATCGACCACTTTGATATTTTGTGCTAGTGTGTGTGAGCGTTATACGCCTCGTGACCTCGATGAAAGGAAGGACAGATATCTCGCCGTTCTAGAAGGCTGACGTCATTCAAATCGTAGCGAGAGCGCAGCGCGCAGCTAGATATTGTGAAATGTGAACGGCCACCCACTGCTTGCTTTGCTTGGCTGTATCTACCTAAATTTATTGAAAGTCGTGGCTTAAGAACAGTTATTGTACTGACTTCTGCCATACATGTTGAATTTCAAACTGCGCAACATCTAAGTAATTTTGTGATACCTGGAGATACATTCCCAATGCTTATTGTTCCGACGAATATTAGGTATAGTATTTGAAAGAAAACGAGATTTATTCTCGATGACTAGAAAATTATTACACTTTATTCCAGCAAATTAATTGCTgaacattttcattattaatttttttgcacAGTCACAAAGGGCGTTGTTATTTATACATTGAAACGTGCTATGTGATGTCTTTGTGTGAGTTTTAGATACGTATTTTGCATTTCAGTTCTGTTGAACTAGATAACCTTTTCCGAGGGCATAgatctatattttataaaatctgtGACATTCTATTGTTAATTTTGCCCAGAATATATAGCTATATGTCTTTTTAATTTGGTCGTGTTGTACTGTAAAAATGGCGAGTATGACGATGTAGATTTCTTTTGCATGACGTATTTGCCGTTTCATCCGCATATTTTTACAATAGCATTTTTAGCATTGTTGCTATCTCTTTCTCACTTCTTAGGAAGTCAGTAAGTGATCGCGGCGACATGCTAAGAATACAAATTGATTACGGGCAGGAACGCAAGCAATTTGGTTTAGATTATGacgcatttatttaattatggttttattcatttataactAAGATAGCGCAAATTAGGTAGATAATGAAAAATTGAAACCATAATCATAACACAACGCCTCTAAAAACTGGCATCTATGATAATGTTGTGCTTGTTTGGACGATAATTACGACATTCCTTTGTCTGGTCATTACTTTTATTAGCCAAATAATTACAAGCCCCGCGACAGTGATAATATTGTGCAACTTTTTGAGTCTATTTAGGTATTTCTTatcttaatatttaaagtatcaaaattttatccacttttattgtaaaattacagCCCAAATTGACATCACAAGGAAGTTTTTAACTTCCATGTGTAAAGTCgaaagttgttttgtttttaggtgGATTGAGTAAATTTATCAAATTTATTTACGCAACGGTAGAGGAATCAATATTTACCTCTTCATCCACCTTTTTGAGGAAATAATCACGGTGAATATTTGTGTataaacagcgccatctattttGATCTTAAGTAACAAATGCTAGTGGCGTATTTTAAGTCtagaaaaaccaaaaatattaacttCCCTGTTCTTATAAGTTGTTGTCTTTACCACTGTTTAGTTACCCTACTAAACGAAGCTGCACATTTAGTATAATTCAATATAATCTTCTATCTTACGTAGTATCTATTAATTACATCAATAAGTACTGATCTTATTACgaagtgataataaaatatagatgaTAATATAATTGAGTTTCCCATAGTtacgaaataatattttctgcaTATAAGAAATGTTGTAAATCAcaattattaacattatatCCCTATATCATTTCAGTGAGACTTTCAAGATGACGGAAGCTGTGGCGAATGCTGAGATGGAAGACTTAGAAGATGGCGAGATTGAGAGCGAAGGTGAAGAAACAACGGAAATTGCATCTGA containing:
- the LOC118268724 gene encoding ubiquitin conjugation factor E4 A, yielding MSEPNNPFAGLLGASEVSSTAVESPRVEDNAAFPSNSKVTPTDEDTETVNNIAENVFHFTINPNAGQGYPVGDRQLVFLEELAQATKPQVYLDLEALEQALFERLLLPNIEQCVIPAGSLVFKEHVVQKQVFQYLFSSIQNLQSYEHVNTPVVKNAVQRMKELILRNAVTALKQPALFEGQDFTIQLLELLKHVDPQSHTFFIEVVKAFMADGDPSSQEQLRDVMILVLKRIHVDVNKSNLINLPIYVLPSIQLFASNQWLAPILLEAIEPRNETNGRFYQDSVVGALLSLSVLPRTASARSDFFDNPVDQAAASMIETSVWNASSHLTNNLHRIFLTILKSGPHLRNRLLTWIGKCLKSNVGRGKLWNVQHGEASATSLTTVSDGFMLNLGSVLLHLCQPFCNSADDPKALKIDPTYGAVLPEESVAKSVHLDCLHNETCLLPARVTEDDQPIKRPTANSYNFVTECFFMTQKCIDLGVRVCAEKLWRCGQELGQAQRALADVAAGAHHLVEPMRQRTEHLMTKFMGLRCALLEKDMLTNLNRLQATTCTWLVQVAIRPNDNTSQQCYAPITTMAVQMPITSPAPDTLRCVPEFVLENIVVLITMARRTVGAITEEADIAGLLRPALTLVLTFMGDSARTYNPHLRARLAECLEAMLPNHPEDQQPLSSLASFYREQLFKEHPHRMQLVPCLLDVFVGIEMTGQSVQFEQKFNYRRPMYLVMDFLWEMEEHRFAFTQLAKEAEANMEAVHPPIFLRFVNLLMNDAIFLLDEALGNMAQIRTMQTAQQSGAWANLPSQERAQNLSNLSHIGMLARFDNILGRDTIRTLVRLTAHAPYVFCHPTLVERIASMLNYFLLHLVGPNKKNFKVKDMKEYEFEPASTVLDICRMYVELGSNERFCAAVSDDGRSYSPQLFTLAEAVLARIGGGGLIGSLREVAACVEKFAVQRQRDEEILANAPEEFLDPIMSTLMMDPVILPSSRTTVDRTTIARHLLSDQSDPFNRSPLSMDQVKSNTELKERIQAWIAQQKQNIAQTTTSSE